Proteins encoded within one genomic window of Nonomuraea gerenzanensis:
- a CDS encoding sensor histidine kinase gives MVHGRSIRARATIATVVSFGIVIMGGVTAISAMYPVRARAELVEQADEASRRITTLVDRQRFAGSIPPQDNVSMLQVVDANGQVVAASAPLTGRPPLTSARPTGGDSRVSDRVCRPWGCMVVVGTSNRATAYGPVVAYAAVREPFLLHSTFLPAVLYGSAATLVALLGWAAWFGVGRVLAPVERIRLGLERINAEDLSRRVEVPCSGDEVAGLAETVNDTLQRLEDAVERHRRFVSDASHELRSPIAGLLVRLEAGIDERTEADWRAAMDDAQRLSDIVGDLLLMARLDAGVEIGTDRIDLGQLVEQEVARRAARLPVTLDVEPGVCVEGSRLRLARILTNLLSNADRYGNTAVWVSVWRAEDQAVLEVADDGPGIPEEKRDLVFERFTRLDRTRSRDTGGTGLGLPIARDIARAHGGDLTIGEGPRTRMVLTLPCQ, from the coding sequence ATGGTGCACGGCCGCTCCATCAGGGCCCGGGCGACGATCGCGACGGTGGTCTCGTTCGGCATCGTCATCATGGGCGGGGTGACGGCGATCTCGGCCATGTACCCGGTGCGGGCCAGGGCCGAGCTCGTGGAGCAGGCCGACGAGGCCAGCCGCCGGATCACCACGCTGGTCGACAGGCAACGCTTCGCCGGGTCCATCCCGCCCCAGGACAACGTCAGCATGCTCCAGGTCGTGGACGCCAACGGCCAGGTCGTGGCGGCCAGCGCCCCCCTCACCGGCCGGCCGCCGCTCACCTCCGCCCGCCCCACCGGCGGCGACTCACGCGTCAGCGACCGGGTGTGCCGGCCGTGGGGCTGCATGGTCGTGGTCGGCACCAGCAACCGCGCCACCGCCTACGGGCCCGTCGTGGCCTACGCCGCCGTGCGCGAGCCGTTCCTGCTGCACTCGACCTTCCTGCCCGCCGTCCTGTACGGGTCCGCCGCCACGCTGGTGGCGCTGCTGGGCTGGGCCGCCTGGTTCGGGGTCGGCCGGGTGCTGGCTCCCGTGGAACGGATCCGCCTGGGCCTGGAACGCATCAACGCCGAGGACCTCAGCCGGCGGGTCGAGGTGCCCTGCAGCGGGGACGAGGTGGCCGGGCTCGCCGAGACGGTGAACGACACGCTGCAGCGGCTGGAGGACGCCGTCGAACGGCACCGCCGGTTCGTCTCCGACGCCTCGCACGAGCTGCGCTCACCCATCGCGGGGCTGCTGGTACGGCTGGAGGCCGGGATCGACGAGCGGACGGAGGCGGACTGGCGGGCGGCCATGGACGACGCCCAGCGGCTGTCGGACATCGTCGGGGATCTGCTGCTGATGGCCCGCCTCGACGCGGGCGTGGAGATCGGCACGGACCGGATCGATCTGGGGCAGCTGGTGGAGCAGGAGGTGGCCAGGCGGGCCGCCCGGCTGCCGGTGACGCTGGACGTGGAGCCGGGGGTGTGCGTGGAGGGCAGCAGGCTGCGGCTCGCCAGGATCCTGACGAACCTGCTGTCCAACGCCGACCGGTACGGGAACACGGCGGTGTGGGTGTCGGTGTGGCGGGCGGAGGACCAGGCCGTGCTGGAGGTGGCCGACGACGGGCCGGGGATCCCCGAGGAGAAGCGGGACCTGGTGTTCGAGCGGTTCACCCGGCTGGACCGCACGCGCTCGCGCGACACCGGAGGCACCGGGCTAGGGCTGCCGATCGCTAGGGACATCGCCAGGGCGCACGGAGGGGATCTGACGATCGGCGAGGGGCCGCGGACCCGGATGGTCCTCACCCTGCCGTGCCAGTAG
- a CDS encoding nucleoside deaminase — MIKPSELPYLRRCVELAARALEVGDEPFGSVLVSGDGAVLAEDHNRVASGDRTRHPEFALARWSAEHLTPEERAAATVYTSGEHCPMCAAAHAWVGLGRIVYAASSAQLAGWLSELGVPAPPVRTLPVGEIAPGVIVDGPVPELAEEVRDLHRRFHTPI; from the coding sequence GTGATCAAGCCTTCTGAGCTGCCGTACCTGCGGCGCTGCGTCGAACTGGCAGCGCGGGCGCTGGAGGTGGGTGACGAGCCTTTCGGCTCCGTGCTGGTTTCCGGCGACGGGGCGGTGCTGGCCGAGGACCACAACCGGGTGGCCTCGGGCGACCGCACCAGGCACCCGGAGTTCGCCCTGGCCCGCTGGTCCGCCGAGCACCTGACGCCCGAGGAGCGGGCCGCCGCCACGGTCTACACCTCCGGCGAGCACTGCCCGATGTGCGCCGCCGCGCACGCCTGGGTGGGGCTCGGGCGCATCGTCTACGCCGCCTCCTCGGCGCAGCTCGCGGGCTGGCTGAGCGAGCTGGGGGTGCCCGCGCCGCCCGTGCGTACGCTGCCGGTCGGTGAGATCGCGCCCGGGGTGATCGTCGACGGGCCGGTGCCCGAGCTGGCCGAGGAGGTGCGCGACCTGCACCGTCGCTTCCACACGCCCATTTGA
- a CDS encoding ABC transporter ATP-binding protein encodes MKPYLRPYVARLIVIWLTALVGVGLVIVFPLIIKSVIDGPVEHGDSGALLPLGLLAVGVGALEALLILFRRYIQVKPVLGLETAVRDDLYEHLQRLPMGFHGDWQSGQLLSRATTDLSTIRRFLGFGGLFLVMNVLQVITVTVLLLNMYWPLGLLVLASVVPIVWTSQRFEKRYIKISRQVQDEQGDLATLVEESAIGIRTIKAFGRRHHVYDRYDDAALKVYGSSMDKVRVSAKFFSFLEIVPNITLALVLLIGALAVGSGDLTLGALIAFTTLMLQLVWPVASLGYLLVMAQEAMTSADRLMEVMDTVPAIESGTGTIEEPRGHLRFEGVGFRFADSEEPVLREVWLEVRPGETVAVVGATGAGKTTLTALVPRLMDPTSGRVTIDGHDVRDLDLKTLRSVVATAFEEPTLFSMSVRENLMLGRPDATEEELAQAVQTAQAMFVHDLPWGLDTRIGEQGLSLSGGQRQRLALARAVLSKPRILVLDDTLSALDAETEALVEEALRHVLRDATGIVVAHRASTVLLADKVALLRDGTITHVGQHRELLARVPEYRELLAQDADFDDAAEGALR; translated from the coding sequence ATGAAGCCGTATCTCCGCCCCTACGTCGCCAGACTGATCGTCATCTGGCTGACCGCGCTCGTCGGTGTCGGCCTCGTCATCGTGTTCCCCCTCATCATCAAGTCCGTCATCGACGGGCCCGTCGAACACGGTGACTCCGGTGCGCTGCTGCCCCTCGGGCTGCTCGCCGTCGGCGTCGGCGCCCTTGAGGCGCTGCTGATCCTGTTCCGGCGCTACATCCAGGTCAAACCGGTGCTCGGCCTGGAGACCGCCGTCCGTGACGACCTGTACGAGCACCTGCAGCGCCTGCCCATGGGCTTCCACGGAGACTGGCAGTCCGGGCAGCTCTTATCACGGGCCACGACCGACCTGTCGACGATCCGGCGCTTCCTCGGCTTCGGAGGGCTGTTCCTGGTCATGAACGTCCTCCAGGTCATCACGGTCACCGTGCTGCTGCTGAACATGTACTGGCCGCTGGGCCTGCTGGTGCTGGCCTCGGTGGTGCCGATCGTGTGGACCTCGCAGCGCTTCGAGAAGCGCTACATCAAGATCTCCCGCCAGGTCCAGGACGAGCAGGGCGACCTCGCCACGCTCGTCGAGGAGTCCGCGATCGGCATCCGCACCATCAAGGCGTTCGGCCGCCGTCACCACGTCTACGACCGCTACGACGACGCGGCGCTGAAGGTCTACGGCTCCTCGATGGACAAGGTGCGCGTGTCGGCCAAGTTCTTCTCCTTCCTGGAGATCGTCCCCAACATCACGCTGGCCCTGGTGCTGCTGATCGGCGCGCTGGCGGTCGGGTCCGGCGACCTGACGCTGGGCGCGCTGATCGCCTTCACCACGCTGATGCTGCAGCTCGTCTGGCCCGTGGCGAGCCTGGGCTACCTGCTGGTCATGGCCCAGGAGGCGATGACCTCCGCCGACCGGCTCATGGAGGTCATGGACACCGTCCCGGCCATCGAGAGCGGCACCGGCACGATCGAGGAGCCGCGCGGGCACCTGCGCTTCGAGGGCGTCGGCTTCCGCTTCGCCGACTCCGAGGAGCCGGTGCTGCGTGAGGTCTGGCTGGAGGTCAGGCCGGGCGAGACGGTGGCCGTCGTGGGCGCGACCGGGGCGGGCAAGACCACGCTGACCGCGCTGGTGCCCCGCCTGATGGACCCCACCTCCGGCCGGGTCACGATCGACGGGCACGACGTACGCGACCTCGACCTGAAGACCCTGCGCTCGGTGGTGGCCACCGCGTTCGAGGAGCCCACGCTGTTCTCGATGTCCGTGCGCGAGAACCTCATGCTGGGCCGGCCCGACGCCACCGAGGAGGAGCTGGCGCAGGCCGTCCAGACCGCGCAGGCCATGTTCGTGCACGATCTGCCGTGGGGCCTCGACACCCGCATCGGCGAGCAGGGCCTGTCCCTGTCGGGCGGGCAGCGGCAGCGGCTCGCGCTGGCCAGGGCGGTGCTGAGCAAGCCGCGCATCCTCGTGCTCGACGACACGCTGTCGGCGCTCGACGCCGAGACCGAGGCGCTGGTGGAGGAGGCGCTGCGGCACGTCCTGCGTGACGCGACCGGCATCGTGGTCGCCCATCGCGCCTCCACCGTGCTGCTGGCCGACAAGGTGGCGCTGCTGCGCGACGGCACGATCACGCACGTCGGGCAGCACCGCGAGCTGCTGGCGCGGGTGCCCGAGTACCGGGAGCTGCTGGCCCAGGACGCCGACTTCGACGACGCGGCGGAAGGAGCGCTTCGATGA
- a CDS encoding ABC transporter ATP-binding protein, whose protein sequence is MTTTVQEKSGSWRGVASEDQDELSEKVSVLLRARSRRLLGDLLRPYKKKIALLVLIIVVSNAAGLSIPYLVTVGIDSGIPPITNGSGAGILVTVVGAILAAAVTQALTRQAFLRLMGAVGQSILLTLRRRVFDHFQRLSLSFHEQYTSGRVISRLTSDIEAIAELVQSGFDALVKAVLTLVGTAVLLLVLDVHLGLVALIPIPLLLLFTKWFQRQSAVVYRRTRETVALVIVHFVESMIGIRAVQAFRREPRNQEIFEQLNDDYRDANARSMILGATFMTGVKLIGNMTIGAVLLYGGYLALRGEVSPGVLAGFMLYLRSFYEPMQEISQFYNTLQSAGAALEKLSGVLEEEPGVPEPREPQALPQGRARGKVRFDGVEFAYVKEMPILPRLDLTIPAGQSVALVGATGAGKTTLAKLISRFYDPTQGRVLLDGVDLRRLDEPTLRQAVVMVTQENFLFDGTVADNIRFGKPDATDRQVREAAKAIGAHEFISGLPQGYDTEVGKHGGRMSAGQRQLVAFARAFLADPAVLILDEATSSLDVPSERLVQRALRTILAERTALIIAHRLSTVEIADRVLVLDGGRIVEDGPPEQLIAAAGRFAGLHRAWLESLSS, encoded by the coding sequence ATGACCACGACGGTTCAGGAGAAGAGCGGCTCCTGGCGCGGCGTCGCCTCCGAGGATCAGGACGAGCTGTCGGAGAAGGTGTCCGTGCTGCTGCGGGCGCGTTCGCGGCGGCTGCTCGGCGACCTGCTCCGGCCGTACAAGAAGAAGATCGCGCTGCTCGTGCTGATCATCGTGGTCTCCAACGCGGCCGGGCTGTCGATCCCCTACCTGGTCACGGTGGGCATCGACTCGGGCATCCCGCCCATCACGAACGGCTCGGGCGCCGGGATCCTGGTGACCGTGGTCGGGGCCATCCTGGCCGCGGCGGTCACGCAGGCGCTGACCCGGCAGGCGTTCCTGCGGCTGATGGGCGCGGTCGGCCAGAGCATCCTGCTGACGTTGCGCAGGAGGGTGTTCGACCACTTCCAGCGGCTGTCGCTGAGCTTCCACGAGCAGTACACCTCGGGCCGGGTGATCTCCCGGCTGACCTCCGACATCGAGGCCATCGCCGAGCTGGTGCAGTCGGGCTTCGACGCGCTGGTCAAGGCCGTGCTGACGCTGGTGGGCACGGCGGTGCTGCTGCTGGTGCTGGACGTGCACCTGGGCCTGGTGGCGCTGATCCCGATCCCGCTGCTGCTGCTGTTCACCAAGTGGTTCCAGCGGCAGTCGGCCGTGGTCTACCGGCGGACCCGCGAGACGGTCGCCTTGGTGATCGTTCACTTCGTGGAGTCGATGATCGGCATCCGCGCGGTGCAGGCCTTCCGCAGGGAGCCGCGCAACCAGGAGATCTTCGAGCAGCTCAACGACGACTACCGGGACGCCAACGCGCGCAGCATGATCCTCGGCGCGACGTTCATGACCGGCGTCAAGCTGATCGGCAACATGACGATCGGCGCGGTGCTGCTCTACGGCGGCTACCTGGCCCTGCGCGGCGAGGTCTCCCCCGGCGTGCTGGCCGGTTTCATGCTCTACCTGCGCTCGTTCTACGAGCCGATGCAGGAGATCAGCCAGTTCTACAACACGCTGCAGTCGGCCGGCGCGGCGCTGGAGAAGCTGTCGGGCGTGCTGGAGGAGGAGCCCGGCGTGCCCGAGCCGCGCGAGCCGCAGGCGCTGCCGCAGGGCAGGGCCAGGGGCAAGGTGCGCTTCGACGGCGTCGAGTTCGCCTACGTCAAGGAGATGCCGATCCTGCCGCGCCTGGACCTGACGATCCCGGCTGGGCAGAGCGTGGCGCTGGTCGGCGCGACGGGCGCGGGCAAGACGACGCTGGCCAAGCTGATCTCCCGCTTCTACGACCCGACGCAGGGGCGCGTGCTGCTCGACGGCGTGGACCTGCGCCGGCTCGACGAGCCGACGCTGCGCCAGGCCGTGGTCATGGTGACGCAGGAGAACTTCCTGTTCGACGGCACGGTGGCGGACAACATCAGGTTCGGCAAGCCCGACGCCACCGACCGGCAGGTGCGCGAGGCGGCCAAGGCCATCGGCGCGCACGAGTTCATCTCGGGCCTGCCGCAGGGCTACGACACCGAGGTGGGCAAGCACGGCGGGCGCATGTCGGCCGGGCAGCGGCAGCTCGTCGCCTTCGCGCGGGCCTTCCTCGCCGACCCCGCCGTGCTGATCCTCGACGAGGCCACCTCCAGCCTCGACGTGCCGAGCGAGCGGCTGGTGCAGCGGGCGCTGCGCACGATCCTGGCCGAACGCACCGCGCTGATCATCGCGCACCGGCTGTCGACTGTGGAGATCGCCGACCGGGTGCTCGTGCTGGACGGCGGCCGCATCGTCGAGGACGGGCCGCCCGAGCAGCTCATCGCCGCCGCGGGCCGCTTCGCCGGGCTGCACCGGGCGTGGCTGGAGAGCCTCAGCTCCTAG
- a CDS encoding DUF202 domain-containing protein, whose protein sequence is MTPEEEIWDKGLQSERTRMAWVRTAVALSTGGLGAAGLAVRHGLPALAVVGFTMAALCGGVLLIRTRLRYRRVQAALHAGTPLNAGLDVLFAWLGTLSVVAGAFTFVLTIR, encoded by the coding sequence ATGACGCCGGAAGAGGAGATCTGGGACAAGGGGCTGCAGAGCGAGCGCACCCGGATGGCCTGGGTGCGCACCGCCGTGGCCCTGTCCACCGGCGGGCTCGGCGCGGCCGGGCTCGCGGTCCGGCACGGCCTGCCCGCGCTCGCCGTCGTCGGCTTCACCATGGCCGCGCTCTGCGGCGGCGTGCTCCTGATCAGGACCCGACTGCGTTACCGGCGGGTACAGGCCGCGCTGCACGCCGGCACGCCGCTGAACGCCGGGCTGGACGTCCTGTTCGCCTGGCTGGGCACGTTGAGCGTGGTCGCGGGCGCTTTCACCTTCGTCCTCACCATCCGGTGA
- a CDS encoding YidH family protein, producing MEPDPRFTLANERTFLTWLSTALALSAGGVAMAAVPSDVFVPWIRTGLAIVLVTLSALAAGMAYPRWRNIQRALRRQAPLPPPALAAVFGYGVAAVAVVALVLIILSA from the coding sequence ATGGAACCCGACCCGCGTTTCACCTTGGCCAACGAACGCACCTTCCTCACCTGGCTGAGCACGGCGCTGGCGCTCAGCGCGGGTGGGGTGGCCATGGCGGCGGTGCCGTCCGACGTGTTCGTGCCGTGGATCCGTACAGGGCTGGCCATCGTGCTGGTCACCCTCTCCGCGCTGGCGGCGGGCATGGCCTACCCGCGCTGGCGCAACATCCAGCGCGCGCTGCGCCGGCAGGCGCCGCTCCCGCCGCCCGCACTGGCGGCCGTCTTCGGGTACGGCGTCGCGGCCGTGGCCGTCGTGGCCCTCGTCCTGATCATCCTGTCCGCGTGA
- a CDS encoding alpha/beta fold hydrolase, protein MSQTHRLVEVPGGRIHVVEQGSGPLVLLVHGFPESWYSWRHQLPAIAAAGFRAAAIDVRGYGRSSAPARVADYRMLAHVADNAAVVRALGADSAVIVGHDWGSSIAANSALLRPDLFSAVGMLSVPYAPRGPHRPTDGFAAMGGDEEFYVGYFQARGRAEAEIEPDVRGWLAGFYTALSGEGQGAYFVPRGGRLRDRFPGGALPSWLTEADLDVYAGEFERTGLTGALNRYRNVDRDWEDLAAWDGAPIRRPALFVGGALDASTTWMAGAIEAFPQTVPGMAGVHLLEGCGHWVQQERPEEVNRIVCDWLRAVTAESPALG, encoded by the coding sequence ATGTCGCAGACCCATCGCCTGGTCGAGGTGCCGGGCGGCCGGATCCACGTGGTCGAGCAGGGCAGCGGGCCGCTGGTCCTGCTCGTCCACGGCTTCCCCGAGTCGTGGTACTCCTGGCGCCACCAGCTCCCCGCCATCGCCGCGGCCGGGTTCCGCGCGGCGGCGATCGACGTGCGCGGCTACGGCCGCTCCTCGGCGCCCGCCCGCGTCGCGGACTACCGGATGCTGGCCCACGTCGCCGACAACGCCGCCGTGGTGCGCGCGCTCGGCGCGGACTCGGCCGTGATCGTCGGGCACGACTGGGGGTCGTCGATCGCCGCGAACAGCGCCCTGCTCAGGCCGGACCTGTTCAGTGCCGTGGGCATGCTGAGCGTCCCGTACGCGCCGCGCGGCCCGCACCGCCCCACCGACGGGTTCGCCGCGATGGGCGGGGACGAGGAGTTCTACGTCGGCTACTTCCAGGCGCGGGGCCGCGCCGAGGCCGAGATCGAGCCGGACGTGCGCGGCTGGCTGGCCGGCTTCTACACCGCCCTGTCAGGCGAGGGGCAGGGCGCCTACTTCGTGCCCAGGGGAGGAAGGCTGCGCGACCGGTTCCCCGGAGGGGCCCTGCCGTCCTGGCTGACGGAGGCCGACCTCGACGTGTACGCGGGCGAGTTCGAGCGGACCGGCCTGACCGGCGCGCTGAACCGCTACCGCAACGTGGACCGGGACTGGGAGGACCTGGCGGCCTGGGACGGCGCCCCGATCAGGCGGCCCGCGCTGTTCGTCGGCGGGGCGCTGGACGCCAGCACGACCTGGATGGCCGGCGCCATCGAGGCGTTCCCGCAGACCGTGCCGGGCATGGCCGGGGTGCATCTGCTGGAGGGCTGCGGCCACTGGGTCCAGCAGGAGCGGCCCGAGGAGGTCAACCGGATCGTGTGCGATTGGCTGCGCGCGGTGACCGCAGAGAGCCCGGCCCTTGGGTAG